A DNA window from Xyrauchen texanus isolate HMW12.3.18 chromosome 6, RBS_HiC_50CHRs, whole genome shotgun sequence contains the following coding sequences:
- the LOC127644730 gene encoding ras-responsive element-binding protein 1-like isoform X4: MDMERASPDKNVSDGVGAVDINEQSQLSEEAVKNQPSTVLPEPVEVNLKREADYDRMDKQAHVAEEDEGGVRPEVGLSSINSMMSTVMNVGQINSDSMKASPSITSKSPLISRTGRRNQEVKEEHSKFICPLCNKNCMTQHQLTMHIRQHNTDSGGTDHSCSICGKALSSASSLDRHMLVHSGERPYKCGICCQTFTTNGNMHRHIKIHVKDANGISTPSLSPINKRRRLSTKRKPSVEDEGEQADEPPNKKEMLMQKADEPCSVKSEEELLHCPICFKTFICKYGLDTHMETHPDTTLRCNICWITFRTHRALLRHNTSVHKQLPTDPTGRPFIQSNPSIPLGFGDLAFIDFSCDKFPQIAQVWCETNLRRSASKFHRFVCEACNKAFPLQQSLDLHKSSHKSSANTNTEPQEQNTNAVIDAPKVKSHSLDSKEVNEPVRQDDTTNFDEKNSFMEYLGLQHFSMAKRERSIEEIQQETLDSIRFIRIEPPSTNLPQEASNSLGLSILDTVSLQSMNKNTALNLLSLQPLQGVVSSGMFVPISGEAVVEMTDIEQILKISAIVPPQMSLLPKGQASPILVDPKQISSLKPKTLITPRSSMGASTPPPPVMNAQQASSGNISPSLPPQMGQQLRTSRQSSASSSSSTSSHTKWETTHLGQDVIGSTIISYDKATGNIKKEEFDGKDKELRVLSKKTTKREYPCRFCKEVFSFLGGLQAHMRHHLGASPYQCTICSYAAPDKATLIRHLRKHSGERPFICRLCHYPFTVKANCERHLRKKHMKNTRKEIEKNIEYVTTSSTVSSVFGGAKLDLLDSAGTCNASCRYCGEDLKNYRALQIHLRTHNGCQRKPFECRQCGVAFLAKRNCIHHLLKQHPEVPEREIEEHIKSLLPVEGYATAQANPPTSNWLVNSTVPQNVGPFSGTVNQNQPLDFSCKSKIIIGSDVKLEETASPLLNNCSMEPIDLSMRKDLEKKRIMKGLASHNHQVVKKEQSSPSTETTPGLLATLPVPISSLASALSSDLPKPFTHLKPLLPKPSSEMQPLASIAQIISSVSATPVLIETGMDAKNSVSAMVFNTLNDKKCTVIPDSTPNGSSPDNSKRRGKKRLFQEEICDPKSATGSGIDLDSSGEFPSVEKMLATTDTNKFSPYLQTSQMEPVKEEKEKQSISEEVKEGGEDKPKKSLQNKGKKNAYSNSVQKMTCPYCPRLFPWASSLQRHMLTHTGQKPYPCPQCESFFSTKSNCERHLLRKHGTSNRGLQQSGSRPRPKADEGSQGSTGTYESMSDTDSLFTGDIMDLCSINSKREENSSSPEQAPEQTGQSATEQTDSTRDTNQKQKIENDDDTQSNKSLDMNLASKLVEFKLSGGDQHQRKSAETVAEPVGVPEEFPHTCATCKKTFRHAATLSRHQKTHVHELQPQDGGKKGRRHPTESNQTKITAPTKEMEQETKLEAVEKEENSSFVESGTEEEKEKDREEMSDDEEEGGSSEHRALEEESDSAGGKTDKRKKICAVCSKRFWSLQDLTRHMRSHTGKKVKRVWNEMRVNK, encoded by the exons GAAGTCAAAGAAGAACACTCAAAATTCATTTGCCCTCTGTGTAACAAAAACTGCATGACACAGCACCAACTCACAATGCATATCAGACAG CATAATACAGACAGTGGAGGCACTGATCACTCCTGCAGTATCTGCGGGAAGGCTCTGAGCTCGGCCAGCTCTTTGGACCGCCACATGCTGGTACACAGTGGAGAAAGGCCATACAAGTGTGGAATATGTTGCCAGACCTTCACCACCAATGGAAATATGCACAG GCACATAAAAATTCATGTAAAGGATGCAAATGGTATTTCTACGCCCAGTCTTTCTCCAATAAACAAGCGCCGTCGACTCTCTACTAAGAGAAAGCCTAGTGTGGAGGATGAAGGGGAGCAGGCTGATGAGCCACCAAATAAAAAG GAGATGTTGATGCAAAAGGCTGATGAGCCTTGTTCAGTCAAGAGTGAAGAAGAGCTCCTTCATTGCCCCATCTGCTTTAAGACATTCATCTGTAAATATGGTTTAGATACCCACATGGAGACACATCCTGACACTACCCTTAG GTGTAACATTTGTTGGATCACCTTTCGCACACACCGCGCTCTTCTTCGCCATAATACCAGCGTTCATAAGCAGCTGCCGACAGACCCCACTGGACGACCCTTTATTCAGAGTAACCCCTCCATCCCATTGGGTTTTGGTGACTTGGCTTTCATTGACTTCAGCTGTGACAAATTTCCCCAAATTGCACAG gtCTGGTGTGAGACTAACTTGCGACGAAGTGCTAGCAAGTTCCATAGATTTGTCTGTGAGGCCTGCAACAAGGCCTTCCCTCTTCAGCAGTCTCTGGATCTTCACAAATCCTCCCATAAAAGCAGTGCAAACACCAACACTGAACCTCAGGAACAAAACACAAATGCTGTTATAGATGCCCCCAAAGTAAAATCCCATTCCTTGGATTCAAAGGAGGTCAATGAACCAGTACGACAAGATGATACTACCAATTTCGATGAGAAGAACAGTTTCATGGAGTATCTGGGTCTTCAACACTTTTCCATGGCCAAGCGAGAGAGATCTATAGAGGAAATCCAGCAAGAGACTTTAGACAGCATCCGTTTCATTCGTATTGAGCCACCTTCAACAAATCTACCTCAAGAAGCCAGCAATAGTCTCGGTCTCTCGATTTTAGACACTGTCTCTCTTCAAAGCATGAACAAGAACACTGCCCTCAACCTCCTTTCACTACAACCCCTTCAAGGTGTTGTCAGCAGCGGTATGTTTGTCCCAATAAGTGGTGAAGCTGTGGTGGAGATGACTGACATTGAACAAATCCTTAAAATTTCTGCCATTGTGCCTCCTCAGATGTCTTTGCTTCCCAAAGGTCAGGCCAGTCCTATACTGGTGGACCCCAAACAGATTTCCTCCCTGAAACCGAAGACCTTAATCACTCCTCGATCCAGCATGGGTGCCTCCACACCGCCTCCACCTGTCATGAACGCCCAGCAGGCCTCTTCGGGCAACATCAGTCCAAGCCTTCCACCCCAGATGGGTCAACAGCTGAGAACTTCCAGACAATCTTCAGCATCCTCTTCTTCCTCAACCTCATCTCACACGAAATGGGAGACTACTCATCTGGGGCAAGATGTCATAGGAAGCACGATTATCTCATATGACAAAGCAACTGGAAATATCAAGAAAGAGGAGTTTGACGGTAAGGACAAGGAATTGAGAGTTTTGAGCAAGAAGACCACCAAGAGAGAGTACCCTTGTCGGTTCTGCAAAGAAGTCTTTTCCTTCTTAGGGGGCCTCCAGGCTCATATGCGTCATCATCTGGGAGCTTCACCATATCAGTGCACCATTTGCAGCTATGCAGCTCCAGACAAAGCAACACTGATTCGGCATCTCAGAAAACATAGTGGTGAACGCCCATTCATTTGTCGCCTCTGTCACTACCCTTTCACTGTAAAGGCCAACTGTGAGCGCCATTTACGCAAGAAACACATGAAGAACACGCGCAAAGAGATCGAGAAGAACATTGAGTATGTAACAACCTCCTCTACTGTAAGTAGTGTATTTGGCGGTGCTAAACTAGACCTACTAGATAGTGCTGGTACTTGTAACGCATCTTGTCGTTATTGTGGGGAGGACCTTAAGAACTACCGAGCCCTTCAGATTCATCTGCGAACACACAATGGGTGTCAAAGGAAGCCGTTTGAGTGTCGGCAGTGTGGTGTGGCGTTCCTTGCTAAAAGGAACTGCATTCACCATTTGCTGAAGCAGCACCCGGAGGTTCCAGAAAGGGAAATTGAAGAGCACATCAAAAGTCTTCTACCTGTTGAAGGATATGCCACTGCTCAGGCCAACCCTCCAACCTCAAATTGGCTGGTTAATAGCACTGTTCCTCAGAATGTAGGCCCTTTCTCTGGAACAGTTAACCAAAACCAGCCCTTGGATTTCTCTTGCAAATCTAAAATAATTATAGGCTCAGATGTTAAGCTGGAAGAAACTGCATCCCCTCTGCTTAATAATTGCTCTATGGAGCCAATTGATCTCTCTATGCGTAAGGATCTGGAGAAAAAGAGAATAATGAAAGGACTTGCATCCCATAATCATCAAGTTGTTAAGAAAGAACAGTCCTCCCCAAGCACAGAAACTACTCCTGGACTTCTTGCTACTCTCCCTGTCCCCATTTCTAGTCTGGCCTCAGCTCTATCCAGTGACCTACCCAAGCCTTTTACACACCTGAAGCCACTGCTACCAAAACCATCTTCTGAAATGCAACCACTGGCCTCCATTGCTCAGATTATCTCCTCTGTCTCAGCTACTCCAGTGCTGATTGAAACAGGAATGGATGCTAAGAACAGTGTTAGTGCTATGGTTTTCAATACATTAAATGACAAGAAGTGCACCGTCATTCCAGATTCCACTCCAAATGGTTCATCTCCTGATAACTCAAAGAGGAGAGGCAAGAAGAGACTATTTCAGGAAGAGATCTGTGATCCAAAATCTGCAACAGGCAGTGGCATAGACCTGGATTCAAGTGGAGAGTTCCCCAGTGTGGAGAAAATGCTAGCCACTACTGATACAAATAAATTTAGCCCCTACTTGCAAACCAGTCAGATGGAGCCAGTGAAGGAGGAGAAAGAGAAGCAGTCCATCAGTGAGGAGGTGAAGGAAGGTGGAGAGGACAAGCCAAAGAAATCTCTGCaaaacaaaggaaagaaaaatgCCTATTCCAATTCAGTGCAGAAAATGACATGTCCTTACTGCCCACGTCTGTTCCCCTGGGCCAGCTCATTGCAAAGGCATATGCTAACCCATACAG gcCAGAAGCCATACCCTTGTCCGCAGTGTGAGTCTTTCTTCTCCACCAAGTCAAACTGTGAACGCCACCTGCTCCGCAAACATGGAACGTCTAATCGAGGACTTCAACAGAGTGGGTCTCGACCCAGACCTAAGGCTGATGAAGGATCACAAGGAAGCACAGGTACCTATG AGAGTATGTCTGACACTGACTCTCTTTTCACTGGAGACATTATGGATCTGTGCTCTATCAACTCCAAAAGGGAGGAGAACTCTTCGTCCCCAGAACAAGCACCAGAACAAACTGGACAATCAGCCACTGAACAAACAGATAGCACCAGAGATACAAATCAAAAACAGAAAATAGAAAATGATGACGACACTCAAAGCAACAAAAGTCTCGATATGAACCTCGCTAGCAAGCTTGTAGAATTCAAACTTTCTGGAGGGGATCAGCACCAGCGTAAATCAGCTGAAACTGTTGCAGAACCAGTCGGTGTGCCAGAGGAGTTCCCCCACACCTGTGCTACCTGCAAGAAGACCTTTCGTCATGCAGCCACTCTCAGCCGGCACCAGAAAACTCATGTTCATGAGTTGCAGCCACAAGATGGAGGAAAGAAGGGAAGACGTCATCCTACTGAATCCAACCAAACCAAAATCACAGCACCTACAAAAGAGATGGAGCAAGAGACAAAGTTAGAAGCTGTTGAAAAAGAGGAGAACAGCAGCTTTGTGGAAAGTGGTAcagaggaggagaaggagaaAGACAGGGAAGAGATGAGTGATGATGAGGAAGAGGGTGGTTCCTCAGAGCATAGAGCTTTGGAAGAGGAGAGTGACTCAGCTGGAGGCAAAACTGACAAGAGAAAGAAGATCTGTGCTGTGTGCAGCAAACGCTTTTGGAGCCTGCAAGACTTGACCAGACATATGCGGTCACATACAG ggaagaaagtcaaacgggtttggaacgagatgagggtgaataaatga
- the LOC127644730 gene encoding ras-responsive element-binding protein 1-like isoform X2, translated as MDMERASPDKNVSDGVGAVDINEQSQLSEEAVKNQPSTVLPEPVEVNLKREADYDRMDKQAHVAEEDEGGVRPEVGLSSINSMMSTVMNVGQINSDSMKASPSITSKSPLISRTGRRNQEVKEEHSKFICPLCNKNCMTQHQLTMHIRQHNTDSGGTDHSCSICGKALSSASSLDRHMLVHSGERPYKCGICCQTFTTNGNMHRHIKIHVKDANGISTPSLSPINKRRRLSTKRKPSVEDEGEQADEPPNKKEMLMQKADEPCSVKSEEELLHCPICFKTFICKYGLDTHMETHPDTTLRCNICWITFRTHRALLRHNTSVHKQLPTDPTGRPFIQSNPSIPLGFGDLAFIDFSCDKFPQIAQVWCETNLRRSASKFHRFVCEACNKAFPLQQSLDLHKSSHKSSANTNTEPQEQNTNAVIDAPKVKSHSLDSKEVNEPVRQDDTTNFDEKNSFMEYLGLQHFSMAKRERSIEEIQQETLDSIRFIRIEPPSTNLPQEASNSLGLSILDTVSLQSMNKNTALNLLSLQPLQGVVSSGMFVPISGEAVVEMTDIEQILKISAIVPPQMSLLPKGQASPILVDPKQISSLKPKTLITPRSSMGASTPPPPVMNAQQASSGNISPSLPPQMGQQLRTSRQSSASSSSSTSSHTKWETTHLGQDVIGSTIISYDKATGNIKKEEFDGKDKELRVLSKKTTKREYPCRFCKEVFSFLGGLQAHMRHHLGASPYQCTICSYAAPDKATLIRHLRKHSGERPFICRLCHYPFTVKANCERHLRKKHMKNTRKEIEKNIEYVTTSSTVSSVFGGAKLDLLDSAGTCNASCRYCGEDLKNYRALQIHLRTHNGCQRKPFECRQCGVAFLAKRNCIHHLLKQHPEVPEREIEEHIKSLLPVEGYATAQANPPTSNWLVNSTVPQNVGPFSGTVNQNQPLDFSCKSKIIIGSDVKLEETASPLLNNCSMEPIDLSMRKDLEKKRIMKGLASHNHQVVKKEQSSPSTETTPGLLATLPVPISSLASALSSDLPKPFTHLKPLLPKPSSEMQPLASIAQIISSVSATPVLIETGMDAKNSVSAMVFNTLNDKKCTVIPDSTPNGSSPDNSKRRGKKRLFQEEICDPKSATGSGIDLDSSGEFPSVEKMLATTDTNKFSPYLQTSQMEPVKEEKEKQSISEEVKEGGEDKPKKSLQNKGKKNAYSNSVQKMTCPYCPRLFPWASSLQRHMLTHTGQKPYPCPQCESFFSTKSNCERHLLRKHGTSNRGLQQSGSRPRPKADEGSQGSTESMSDTDSLFTGDIMDLCSINSKREENSSSPEQAPEQTGQSATEQTDSTRDTNQKQKIENDDDTQSNKSLDMNLASKLVEFKLSGGDQHQRKSAETVAEPVGVPEEFPHTCATCKKTFRHAATLSRHQKTHVHELQPQDGGKKGRRHPTESNQTKITAPTKEMEQETKLEAVEKEENSSFVESGTEEEKEKDREEMSDDEEEGGSSEHRALEEESDSAGGKTDKRKKICAVCSKRFWSLQDLTRHMRSHTGERPYKCQTCDRTFTLKHSLVRHQRVHQKPTDEKGTEAENNDETDGAKDDIGVLEGNEVRCSSGGESEATSPIQTENECERAEVPQTEESEGHKVEKQHAEDIDMKLGSAEKSHKEPRLDRAEQDEPQKDEPSTCAASVEAQSGFDPESAKISLYSRIEAQEIAEKPVL; from the exons GAAGTCAAAGAAGAACACTCAAAATTCATTTGCCCTCTGTGTAACAAAAACTGCATGACACAGCACCAACTCACAATGCATATCAGACAG CATAATACAGACAGTGGAGGCACTGATCACTCCTGCAGTATCTGCGGGAAGGCTCTGAGCTCGGCCAGCTCTTTGGACCGCCACATGCTGGTACACAGTGGAGAAAGGCCATACAAGTGTGGAATATGTTGCCAGACCTTCACCACCAATGGAAATATGCACAG GCACATAAAAATTCATGTAAAGGATGCAAATGGTATTTCTACGCCCAGTCTTTCTCCAATAAACAAGCGCCGTCGACTCTCTACTAAGAGAAAGCCTAGTGTGGAGGATGAAGGGGAGCAGGCTGATGAGCCACCAAATAAAAAG GAGATGTTGATGCAAAAGGCTGATGAGCCTTGTTCAGTCAAGAGTGAAGAAGAGCTCCTTCATTGCCCCATCTGCTTTAAGACATTCATCTGTAAATATGGTTTAGATACCCACATGGAGACACATCCTGACACTACCCTTAG GTGTAACATTTGTTGGATCACCTTTCGCACACACCGCGCTCTTCTTCGCCATAATACCAGCGTTCATAAGCAGCTGCCGACAGACCCCACTGGACGACCCTTTATTCAGAGTAACCCCTCCATCCCATTGGGTTTTGGTGACTTGGCTTTCATTGACTTCAGCTGTGACAAATTTCCCCAAATTGCACAG gtCTGGTGTGAGACTAACTTGCGACGAAGTGCTAGCAAGTTCCATAGATTTGTCTGTGAGGCCTGCAACAAGGCCTTCCCTCTTCAGCAGTCTCTGGATCTTCACAAATCCTCCCATAAAAGCAGTGCAAACACCAACACTGAACCTCAGGAACAAAACACAAATGCTGTTATAGATGCCCCCAAAGTAAAATCCCATTCCTTGGATTCAAAGGAGGTCAATGAACCAGTACGACAAGATGATACTACCAATTTCGATGAGAAGAACAGTTTCATGGAGTATCTGGGTCTTCAACACTTTTCCATGGCCAAGCGAGAGAGATCTATAGAGGAAATCCAGCAAGAGACTTTAGACAGCATCCGTTTCATTCGTATTGAGCCACCTTCAACAAATCTACCTCAAGAAGCCAGCAATAGTCTCGGTCTCTCGATTTTAGACACTGTCTCTCTTCAAAGCATGAACAAGAACACTGCCCTCAACCTCCTTTCACTACAACCCCTTCAAGGTGTTGTCAGCAGCGGTATGTTTGTCCCAATAAGTGGTGAAGCTGTGGTGGAGATGACTGACATTGAACAAATCCTTAAAATTTCTGCCATTGTGCCTCCTCAGATGTCTTTGCTTCCCAAAGGTCAGGCCAGTCCTATACTGGTGGACCCCAAACAGATTTCCTCCCTGAAACCGAAGACCTTAATCACTCCTCGATCCAGCATGGGTGCCTCCACACCGCCTCCACCTGTCATGAACGCCCAGCAGGCCTCTTCGGGCAACATCAGTCCAAGCCTTCCACCCCAGATGGGTCAACAGCTGAGAACTTCCAGACAATCTTCAGCATCCTCTTCTTCCTCAACCTCATCTCACACGAAATGGGAGACTACTCATCTGGGGCAAGATGTCATAGGAAGCACGATTATCTCATATGACAAAGCAACTGGAAATATCAAGAAAGAGGAGTTTGACGGTAAGGACAAGGAATTGAGAGTTTTGAGCAAGAAGACCACCAAGAGAGAGTACCCTTGTCGGTTCTGCAAAGAAGTCTTTTCCTTCTTAGGGGGCCTCCAGGCTCATATGCGTCATCATCTGGGAGCTTCACCATATCAGTGCACCATTTGCAGCTATGCAGCTCCAGACAAAGCAACACTGATTCGGCATCTCAGAAAACATAGTGGTGAACGCCCATTCATTTGTCGCCTCTGTCACTACCCTTTCACTGTAAAGGCCAACTGTGAGCGCCATTTACGCAAGAAACACATGAAGAACACGCGCAAAGAGATCGAGAAGAACATTGAGTATGTAACAACCTCCTCTACTGTAAGTAGTGTATTTGGCGGTGCTAAACTAGACCTACTAGATAGTGCTGGTACTTGTAACGCATCTTGTCGTTATTGTGGGGAGGACCTTAAGAACTACCGAGCCCTTCAGATTCATCTGCGAACACACAATGGGTGTCAAAGGAAGCCGTTTGAGTGTCGGCAGTGTGGTGTGGCGTTCCTTGCTAAAAGGAACTGCATTCACCATTTGCTGAAGCAGCACCCGGAGGTTCCAGAAAGGGAAATTGAAGAGCACATCAAAAGTCTTCTACCTGTTGAAGGATATGCCACTGCTCAGGCCAACCCTCCAACCTCAAATTGGCTGGTTAATAGCACTGTTCCTCAGAATGTAGGCCCTTTCTCTGGAACAGTTAACCAAAACCAGCCCTTGGATTTCTCTTGCAAATCTAAAATAATTATAGGCTCAGATGTTAAGCTGGAAGAAACTGCATCCCCTCTGCTTAATAATTGCTCTATGGAGCCAATTGATCTCTCTATGCGTAAGGATCTGGAGAAAAAGAGAATAATGAAAGGACTTGCATCCCATAATCATCAAGTTGTTAAGAAAGAACAGTCCTCCCCAAGCACAGAAACTACTCCTGGACTTCTTGCTACTCTCCCTGTCCCCATTTCTAGTCTGGCCTCAGCTCTATCCAGTGACCTACCCAAGCCTTTTACACACCTGAAGCCACTGCTACCAAAACCATCTTCTGAAATGCAACCACTGGCCTCCATTGCTCAGATTATCTCCTCTGTCTCAGCTACTCCAGTGCTGATTGAAACAGGAATGGATGCTAAGAACAGTGTTAGTGCTATGGTTTTCAATACATTAAATGACAAGAAGTGCACCGTCATTCCAGATTCCACTCCAAATGGTTCATCTCCTGATAACTCAAAGAGGAGAGGCAAGAAGAGACTATTTCAGGAAGAGATCTGTGATCCAAAATCTGCAACAGGCAGTGGCATAGACCTGGATTCAAGTGGAGAGTTCCCCAGTGTGGAGAAAATGCTAGCCACTACTGATACAAATAAATTTAGCCCCTACTTGCAAACCAGTCAGATGGAGCCAGTGAAGGAGGAGAAAGAGAAGCAGTCCATCAGTGAGGAGGTGAAGGAAGGTGGAGAGGACAAGCCAAAGAAATCTCTGCaaaacaaaggaaagaaaaatgCCTATTCCAATTCAGTGCAGAAAATGACATGTCCTTACTGCCCACGTCTGTTCCCCTGGGCCAGCTCATTGCAAAGGCATATGCTAACCCATACAG gcCAGAAGCCATACCCTTGTCCGCAGTGTGAGTCTTTCTTCTCCACCAAGTCAAACTGTGAACGCCACCTGCTCCGCAAACATGGAACGTCTAATCGAGGACTTCAACAGAGTGGGTCTCGACCCAGACCTAAGGCTGATGAAGGATCACAAGGAAGCACAG AGAGTATGTCTGACACTGACTCTCTTTTCACTGGAGACATTATGGATCTGTGCTCTATCAACTCCAAAAGGGAGGAGAACTCTTCGTCCCCAGAACAAGCACCAGAACAAACTGGACAATCAGCCACTGAACAAACAGATAGCACCAGAGATACAAATCAAAAACAGAAAATAGAAAATGATGACGACACTCAAAGCAACAAAAGTCTCGATATGAACCTCGCTAGCAAGCTTGTAGAATTCAAACTTTCTGGAGGGGATCAGCACCAGCGTAAATCAGCTGAAACTGTTGCAGAACCAGTCGGTGTGCCAGAGGAGTTCCCCCACACCTGTGCTACCTGCAAGAAGACCTTTCGTCATGCAGCCACTCTCAGCCGGCACCAGAAAACTCATGTTCATGAGTTGCAGCCACAAGATGGAGGAAAGAAGGGAAGACGTCATCCTACTGAATCCAACCAAACCAAAATCACAGCACCTACAAAAGAGATGGAGCAAGAGACAAAGTTAGAAGCTGTTGAAAAAGAGGAGAACAGCAGCTTTGTGGAAAGTGGTAcagaggaggagaaggagaaAGACAGGGAAGAGATGAGTGATGATGAGGAAGAGGGTGGTTCCTCAGAGCATAGAGCTTTGGAAGAGGAGAGTGACTCAGCTGGAGGCAAAACTGACAAGAGAAAGAAGATCTGTGCTGTGTGCAGCAAACGCTTTTGGAGCCTGCAAGACTTGACCAGACATATGCGGTCACATACAG gtGAGAGACCTTATAAGTGCCAAACCTGTGATCGCACATTCACCCTGAAACACAGTCTGGTGAGGCACCAACGTGTCCACCAGAAACCAACAGATGAAAAAGGGACTGAGGCGGAAAATAATGATGAAACAGATGGAGCAAAAGATGATATTGGAGTGCTGGAAGGAAACGAGGTCAGGTGTTCATCGGGAGGTGAAAGTGAAGCAACTTCCCCAATCCAGACTGAGAATGAATGTGAGAGAGCAGAGGTTCCCCAAACAGAAGAGAGTGAAGGACATAAAGTGGAGAAGCAACATGCTGAAGATATAGACATGAAGTTAGGTTCTGCTGAAAAATCTCACAAAGAACCTCGGCTAGATAGAGCTGAACAGGATGAACCTCAAAAGGACGAACCTTCAACTTGTGCTGCCTCAGTTGAGGCCCAATCAGGCTTTGATCCAGAATCTGCAAAAATCAGTTTGTACAGCCGAATTGAGGCTCAGGAAATTGCAGAGAAGCCTGTTCTGTGA